A stretch of Clostridium formicaceticum DNA encodes these proteins:
- a CDS encoding ABC transporter ATP-binding protein, producing the protein MEKKLLQVEDLSICYRQGGIPAVKKVSFSVEQGSTLGIIGESGSGKTTIAMGIMGLLEKNTVIEGKVYYNEIDLHALSEKERNKYRWKNISIVYQNHLDILNPVLNIYEQIAEGLRQHTVFIEKEIEKKIKDLCLMVGLEERWLTHYPHQLSGGMRQKVLIVMALCCDPDLLIVDEPTTALDAAAREEIIDLLYKLQKQKKITMIVISHDMYVMKRLSHKALVMYSGKVLEEGLTKDILENPMHTYTRGLLNASLDINPYQDLWGIPGEDVNDKIEGCVFYHRCIQKSDSCQFTSPILEYTSLERKVACNRGGIITLLEGKNISKTYVYKKQVTAACKSCHIKIRSGEIVTLIGQSGSGKTTLASILSGLLKGDTGEIYFEGKAVKGNNFTKITNGVQMVFQDPFSATNESFTIEEIVREPLDILKLGKKEERKAKVKKALEEVQLPTSEEFLQRQCSTLSGGQRQRLAIARSLIMEPKLLIADEISSMLDPSTKANVLRLLKGLQNTKGFAMLYITHDLMLARKIADEVYIMWQGEIIEKGNALKVFHQPESSYGKMLIEKELHTNVAFL; encoded by the coding sequence ATGGAAAAGAAACTACTGCAGGTTGAAGATTTATCTATTTGTTATCGGCAGGGAGGGATTCCTGCTGTAAAAAAGGTTTCGTTTTCTGTTGAACAGGGGAGTACATTAGGGATTATCGGAGAATCTGGCAGTGGTAAGACAACGATAGCGATGGGAATTATGGGACTATTGGAAAAAAACACAGTTATTGAAGGAAAAGTTTATTATAATGAGATAGATCTTCATGCCTTATCAGAAAAAGAAAGAAATAAGTACCGTTGGAAAAACATTTCCATTGTCTATCAAAATCATCTGGATATATTAAATCCTGTCTTAAATATTTATGAACAAATTGCTGAGGGTCTTAGGCAGCATACCGTTTTTATTGAAAAGGAAATAGAAAAAAAGATAAAGGATTTGTGTTTAATGGTGGGCTTGGAGGAGAGATGGTTAACACATTATCCTCATCAGCTTTCCGGGGGTATGCGGCAGAAGGTTTTAATAGTTATGGCACTATGCTGCGATCCAGACTTATTGATTGTAGATGAACCAACAACTGCTTTGGATGCCGCTGCTAGAGAAGAAATCATAGATCTGCTCTATAAGCTACAAAAACAAAAAAAAATTACCATGATCGTCATATCCCATGACATGTATGTGATGAAAAGATTAAGTCATAAAGCTTTGGTAATGTACAGCGGTAAAGTTTTGGAGGAGGGTCTTACAAAGGATATATTAGAAAATCCTATGCATACCTATACAAGAGGATTATTAAATGCTTCATTAGATATCAATCCCTATCAGGATTTATGGGGAATACCAGGAGAGGATGTCAATGATAAGATAGAAGGATGCGTTTTCTATCATAGATGCATACAAAAATCCGACAGCTGTCAATTTACTTCTCCAATCTTAGAATATACTTCTTTAGAAAGAAAAGTAGCTTGCAATCGTGGTGGAATCATCACCCTTCTAGAGGGGAAAAATATCAGCAAAACCTATGTCTATAAAAAGCAAGTTACGGCTGCTTGTAAAAGCTGTCATATTAAAATTCGCTCTGGAGAAATTGTAACTTTGATTGGGCAATCGGGATCTGGAAAAACTACACTAGCTTCCATCCTAAGTGGATTGTTAAAGGGCGATACAGGTGAAATCTATTTTGAAGGAAAGGCTGTAAAAGGAAATAATTTTACAAAAATAACAAATGGTGTACAGATGGTCTTTCAAGACCCATTTTCAGCTACCAATGAAAGTTTTACCATAGAAGAAATTGTCAGAGAACCTTTGGATATTTTAAAGCTAGGCAAAAAGGAAGAAAGGAAAGCAAAGGTAAAAAAAGCTTTAGAGGAAGTACAATTACCTACATCAGAAGAGTTCTTGCAAAGGCAGTGCAGTACCTTAAGCGGAGGACAAAGACAACGCCTGGCTATTGCTCGAAGTTTGATCATGGAGCCTAAACTATTAATTGCTGATGAAATCAGTTCTATGCTAGACCCCTCCACAAAGGCCAATGTACTAAGGCTTCTAAAAGGCTTACAAAATACTAAAGGTTTTGCTATGCTTTACATTACCCATGATTTAATGTTAGCTAGAAAAATTGCCGATGAAGTTTATATTATGTGGCAAGGGGAAATTATTGAAAAAGGCAATGCATTAAAAGTCTTTCATCAGCCTGAAAGTAGTTATGGAAAAATGTTGATTGAAAAAGAATTACATACAAATGTAGCTTTTCTATAA
- a CDS encoding nucleoside recognition domain-containing protein: MFVNAIKTGCKKGIETTWMLAKVIIPVYFVVTFLQHTPVIEWIAHVFKPLMSIFNLSGEAAVVLVLGNFLNLYAAIGAIKAIALEPMEITVIAVMLSFSHSLLIETAVTKKMGISVGKVIAIRVGLAVVSGIIIGRIGMIL, encoded by the coding sequence ATGTTTGTAAACGCTATAAAGACAGGCTGCAAAAAAGGAATAGAAACTACATGGATGCTGGCAAAGGTTATTATACCTGTGTATTTTGTTGTAACCTTTCTACAGCATACACCTGTCATTGAATGGATTGCTCATGTGTTTAAACCGCTTATGTCAATTTTCAACTTATCGGGGGAAGCGGCAGTTGTGTTGGTTTTAGGAAATTTTTTGAATTTATACGCTGCTATTGGTGCTATCAAAGCTATTGCTTTAGAACCCATGGAAATCACTGTTATTGCAGTGATGCTTTCTTTTTCTCATTCACTTTTGATAGAGACAGCTGTTACTAAAAAAATGGGTATAAGTGTTGGAAAAGTCATTGCTATTAGAGTAGGATTAGCAGTGGTTTCTGGAATCATTATAGGAAGGATTGGTATGATACTATGA
- a CDS encoding ABC transporter permease: protein MKKIVKKIKCFSFIGKVSVGIIVFFIALAILGSLLSPHPYNIPSGGPLEPPSKTHWMGTDDLGIDLWAQICFGARISLIVGFSTAFLAVGAGGLLGVLAGYYGGKVDGWIMGITDLMIVIPELPMMIVLGAFFGPSLRNIILVLSVFSWTTPARIVRSKILTIKEEKYIKIAEGYGAGFFYITIKHFLPQILSLMTVSFIKLVSRAIVAEAGLAFLGLGDPTSKSWGLMLNHAMAFRGIYFTDFWKWWVLFPLICTMTVVLAVSFIGKEIERKRVDDYGKETTAG, encoded by the coding sequence ATGAAAAAGATAGTTAAGAAAATAAAATGTTTTTCCTTTATAGGAAAAGTATCTGTAGGCATTATTGTATTTTTTATAGCTTTGGCTATTTTGGGATCATTACTATCTCCTCATCCTTATAATATTCCCTCTGGTGGACCCTTAGAGCCTCCTTCTAAAACCCACTGGATGGGTACGGATGATTTAGGTATAGATCTTTGGGCACAAATTTGCTTTGGTGCTAGGATTAGTTTGATTGTAGGTTTTTCAACAGCTTTTCTTGCGGTGGGTGCAGGTGGACTACTGGGAGTTTTGGCAGGCTACTATGGAGGCAAAGTAGATGGATGGATTATGGGAATAACAGATCTGATGATTGTTATTCCTGAACTACCGATGATGATTGTCTTAGGAGCTTTCTTTGGACCAAGTCTCAGAAATATCATTCTTGTCCTTAGTGTATTTTCTTGGACCACACCTGCTAGAATTGTAAGGTCTAAAATTCTAACGATTAAAGAGGAAAAATATATAAAAATAGCAGAAGGCTATGGGGCAGGATTTTTTTATATAACGATAAAACATTTTTTGCCTCAAATTTTGTCATTAATGACGGTAAGTTTTATTAAGCTAGTCAGTAGAGCTATTGTAGCAGAAGCAGGTCTTGCTTTTTTAGGTCTTGGCGATCCAACTTCTAAAAGTTGGGGATTGATGCTAAACCATGCCATGGCTTTTCGGGGGATTTACTTCACGGATTTTTGGAAATGGTGGGTACTGTTTCCTCTTATTTGTACTATGACAGTGGTATTGGCAGTCTCCTTTATAGGCAAAGAAATAGAAAGAAAAAGGGTGGATGATTATGGAAAAGAAACTACTGCAGGTTGA
- a CDS encoding aldehyde ferredoxin oxidoreductase family protein, protein MADKIIRVNMETKEITVKDLDERFTHLGGRGLTSQIVYEEVRPTCNPLGEENKLIFSPGLLTGTMAPSSGRLSIGGKSPLTKGIKEANAGGIAGQKMANLGIRAIVLEGLPLEADLHVLIVNDEGIKLQASPELKGKGCYETTDILRQQYGEKAAVCCIGPAGEMLMTNAGIATSDAEGNASRFAARGGLGAVMGSKGLKAVVIETSKKRSTEIHDEENFKKAAKKLTTMLQNHPVTGEGLTKYGTNILMNIINEAGGLPTKNFAKGRFEHANAIGGETLAEIAEQRGGSATHRCMPGCVIGCSNEYPLPSGKTISPIEYETAWAFGAHCEISSLDDIGELNWLANDLGLDTIEAGGTLGVLMEAGVIPWGDGKKALEALAEVGKGSPLGRIIGQGSVFAGQAFGVTKIAAVKGQHMPAYDPRSIKGIGVTYATTPMGADHTAGYCITANILKVGGVVDPLKREGQVDLSRNLQIASTLIDSTGFCLFIAFAILDNEDAMPTIVELLNTRFGWNLSVEDALMLGQRTLKVERDFNIQAGFTKEHDRLPDFMMKEKLAPHDIHFDIGAEELDAFYNF, encoded by the coding sequence ATGGCAGATAAAATTATTCGTGTAAATATGGAAACAAAAGAAATTACCGTCAAAGACCTTGACGAAAGATTTACCCATTTAGGCGGGAGAGGTCTTACCTCGCAAATTGTCTACGAGGAAGTACGGCCTACTTGCAATCCCTTAGGTGAAGAAAATAAGTTGATATTTTCTCCAGGCCTGTTAACAGGAACAATGGCCCCCTCTTCTGGTAGACTTTCTATCGGCGGCAAAAGTCCTTTAACAAAAGGAATAAAGGAGGCGAATGCTGGAGGAATAGCCGGGCAAAAAATGGCCAATTTAGGTATCCGAGCAATCGTTCTAGAGGGACTACCTTTAGAAGCAGACCTGCATGTTTTAATCGTAAATGATGAAGGTATAAAATTACAAGCTAGCCCTGAACTAAAGGGAAAAGGTTGTTACGAAACCACAGATATTTTACGACAACAGTATGGTGAAAAGGCAGCTGTCTGTTGTATCGGTCCAGCGGGAGAAATGCTCATGACAAATGCTGGTATTGCTACTTCTGATGCAGAAGGAAATGCTAGTCGTTTTGCAGCCCGTGGTGGATTAGGTGCAGTCATGGGTTCAAAGGGTTTGAAAGCAGTTGTAATTGAAACAAGTAAAAAACGTTCCACTGAAATCCACGATGAAGAAAACTTTAAAAAAGCAGCTAAAAAATTGACAACAATGCTGCAAAATCATCCTGTAACAGGAGAAGGTTTAACAAAGTATGGAACCAATATTTTGATGAACATCATCAATGAAGCAGGGGGATTGCCTACCAAAAACTTCGCTAAAGGAAGATTTGAACACGCTAACGCTATTGGTGGAGAAACATTAGCTGAGATAGCAGAACAACGTGGTGGTTCAGCTACCCACAGGTGCATGCCAGGGTGTGTTATAGGCTGCTCCAATGAATATCCTTTACCTTCAGGAAAAACCATTTCTCCAATAGAATATGAAACTGCTTGGGCCTTTGGAGCCCATTGTGAAATTTCTAGTTTAGATGACATTGGTGAATTAAACTGGTTAGCCAACGATCTAGGCCTGGATACCATAGAAGCAGGGGGTACTTTAGGGGTCCTCATGGAGGCGGGTGTCATTCCTTGGGGGGATGGCAAAAAAGCCTTAGAGGCATTGGCAGAAGTAGGCAAAGGTAGTCCACTGGGAAGAATTATCGGTCAGGGTTCCGTTTTTGCTGGACAGGCCTTTGGCGTCACAAAAATAGCAGCAGTTAAAGGACAACATATGCCGGCATACGATCCAAGGAGCATCAAGGGAATCGGTGTTACTTATGCCACCACCCCTATGGGAGCTGACCATACTGCTGGTTATTGTATTACAGCAAATATATTAAAAGTAGGAGGCGTAGTAGATCCTCTAAAACGCGAGGGGCAGGTGGATCTTTCTAGAAATCTACAAATAGCCAGCACCTTGATAGACTCAACTGGTTTTTGCTTGTTTATCGCCTTTGCTATCTTAGACAATGAAGATGCTATGCCAACGATTGTTGAATTGCTAAACACTCGCTTTGGCTGGAACTTAAGTGTAGAAGATGCGCTTATGCTGGGTCAAAGGACGTTAAAGGTAGAAAGAGATTTTAATATACAGGCTGGATTTACAAAAGAGCATGACCGTTTACCAGATTTTATGATGAAGGAAAAATTAGCACCTCATGATATTCATTTTGATATCGGTGCAGAAGAGTTAGATGCTTTTTATAATTTTTAG
- a CDS encoding biotin transporter BioY, producing the protein MLKQKITIKDLTYAALFAALIGISSYISIPTPFSEVPITAQTLVVMLAGSILTTKQGFLSGIVYMLIGAAGAPVFAGGRAGINVLVGATGGYIISYPFAIAVITLVKGSGTHWLRLAAANLLGGIIVIYGFGITWLSIVTGTGLIQAFHVGALLFIPGDLLKVLIATPLAVKLNQRIGKIIAVQ; encoded by the coding sequence ATGCTAAAACAAAAAATTACAATTAAGGATCTCACTTACGCTGCTCTTTTTGCAGCCCTCATTGGTATATCCAGTTATATTTCTATTCCTACGCCTTTTTCTGAAGTACCTATTACAGCACAAACACTAGTGGTAATGCTGGCGGGTAGCATCCTCACTACAAAGCAAGGATTTTTAAGTGGGATTGTTTATATGCTTATAGGTGCTGCAGGTGCTCCTGTTTTTGCTGGCGGCAGAGCTGGTATAAATGTTTTAGTAGGTGCTACTGGTGGTTATATTATCAGCTATCCCTTTGCTATTGCCGTGATTACACTAGTAAAAGGAAGTGGCACCCATTGGTTACGTTTAGCAGCCGCTAATCTTTTAGGTGGAATTATTGTCATTTATGGATTTGGTATAACTTGGCTAAGTATTGTTACCGGTACAGGGTTGATACAAGCCTTTCATGTAGGTGCTCTACTCTTTATTCCTGGGGATTTGCTTAAGGTGCTTATCGCTACACCATTGGCAGTCAAACTAAACCAACGTATTGGCAAAATTATAGCAGTGCAGTAA
- a CDS encoding Mur ligase family protein gives MIIDNIEVKGVTCDSRKVKKGYAFVAIKGETKDGNDFIDKAIEKGASIIFTEKDLNIQGVIVKKVENARKTLGDLCNAFYDYPTEKLKVIGVTGTNGKTTTTHLIYHMLKEQGIAAGLIGTLDVRIKDKQYKTKLTTPDAEVTYAYLHKMVKEKVEVVVMEVSSHGLKNERVQGIKFDIAVHTNIERDHLNFHKTVEDYIASKKKLFDQLPQGKFAVINLDDHNALKLLENNRHILVVTYGLNAKATITASTIDTDFSTSFNYCLQRGLTTLSGIEVEAFEYPITINLLGKHNIYNTLAAVTCGLLLDIPINHMAKALKKITFIPRRMEIIYRGEYMVIDDFCHNPASYETVFESLQGMQYKNLHIINAIRGSRGLEINYEIAEVLKQWYTILKVKNMMITSSSDYTQSLDVVTKLERDIYIETLSRGNISFQYEEKLRTSISKALCMLEKGDILLLLGAQGMEEGAKIFINMLQTKHKWDETENFKYQQRDITPRH, from the coding sequence ATGATTATTGACAACATTGAGGTGAAGGGCGTTACTTGTGATTCACGAAAAGTAAAAAAAGGATATGCATTTGTAGCTATAAAGGGAGAAACAAAAGATGGGAATGATTTTATTGATAAGGCTATAGAAAAAGGAGCATCTATTATTTTTACTGAAAAAGATCTCAATATACAGGGTGTAATCGTAAAAAAAGTTGAAAATGCAAGAAAAACCCTAGGTGATTTGTGTAACGCTTTTTATGACTATCCTACAGAAAAACTAAAAGTTATTGGGGTAACGGGAACGAATGGCAAAACGACAACAACTCATTTGATCTATCATATGTTAAAAGAACAGGGTATTGCCGCTGGCCTTATAGGCACTTTAGATGTAAGAATTAAAGATAAACAGTATAAAACAAAGTTGACAACGCCAGATGCGGAGGTTACATATGCTTATCTTCATAAAATGGTAAAAGAAAAAGTAGAAGTGGTAGTGATGGAGGTATCTTCCCACGGATTAAAAAATGAACGGGTGCAGGGGATCAAATTTGATATTGCAGTACACACCAATATTGAAAGAGATCACCTGAATTTTCATAAGACGGTGGAGGATTATATTGCATCTAAAAAAAAGTTGTTTGATCAACTACCTCAGGGGAAATTTGCTGTCATTAATTTAGATGATCACAATGCCTTAAAACTTTTAGAGAATAATCGCCATATTCTTGTCGTTACCTATGGATTAAACGCCAAAGCCACCATTACTGCCTCTACCATTGATACAGATTTTAGCACCTCCTTTAACTATTGCCTTCAAAGGGGATTGACTACTTTGTCTGGAATAGAAGTTGAAGCTTTTGAATACCCAATTACTATTAACCTATTAGGAAAACATAATATTTATAATACGCTGGCTGCAGTAACCTGTGGTTTGTTATTGGACATCCCTATAAATCATATGGCTAAGGCCTTAAAGAAAATAACTTTTATACCTAGAAGGATGGAGATTATCTATAGGGGTGAGTATATGGTTATTGACGATTTCTGCCACAACCCTGCCAGCTATGAGACGGTATTTGAAAGCCTACAGGGCATGCAGTATAAAAATTTGCATATTATTAATGCCATTAGAGGAAGCAGAGGATTAGAGATAAATTATGAAATAGCAGAAGTACTGAAGCAATGGTACACGATTTTAAAAGTTAAAAACATGATGATTACCTCCAGTAGTGATTATACGCAATCATTGGATGTAGTGACTAAACTAGAAAGAGATATTTATATAGAAACTTTAAGCAGAGGAAATATTTCTTTTCAGTACGAAGAGAAACTGAGAACCAGTATAAGCAAAGCTCTATGTATGCTAGAAAAAGGTGACATATTGCTGCTATTAGGTGCTCAAGGAATGGAGGAAGGAGCTAAAATTTTTATCAATATGCTTCAGACAAAACACAAATGGGATGAGACAGAGAACTTCAAGTATCAACAAAGGGATATTACACCGAGGCATTAG
- the pdaB gene encoding polysaccharide deacetylase family sporulation protein PdaB, giving the protein MKIYILRKKSIAIILVGILVVLVVIGMITSFWGGTIGGIAAVFSPQKKLPIYSVETEEKKIAISFDAAWGDEFTDDILDTLDKYNVKTTFFLVGFWVDKYPDMVKQIHERGHEIGNHSSTHPHMSKLTKEQIIKELKTTEEKIEAITGVKSTVFRPPFGDYNDLLIETAREIGYHTIQWDVDSLDWKEMGVNPVVDRVTRNVKKGSIVLFHNNAKYVAEYLPLVLEKLQEQGYTIVPISELIIKDNYMMDSTGRQKRVN; this is encoded by the coding sequence ATGAAGATCTATATTTTAAGGAAAAAATCTATTGCCATCATTTTAGTAGGCATACTCGTTGTATTAGTGGTTATTGGAATGATAACCAGTTTTTGGGGAGGTACAATTGGAGGAATAGCAGCAGTATTTTCCCCTCAAAAAAAGCTGCCCATCTATAGCGTAGAGACGGAAGAAAAAAAGATTGCTATTAGCTTTGATGCTGCTTGGGGGGATGAATTCACCGATGATATTTTAGATACATTAGATAAATATAATGTAAAAACTACCTTCTTTTTGGTTGGCTTCTGGGTAGACAAATATCCAGATATGGTTAAACAAATTCACGAAAGAGGGCATGAAATAGGAAATCATTCTTCTACACATCCACATATGTCTAAGTTGACAAAAGAACAAATTATCAAGGAATTAAAGACGACAGAGGAGAAGATAGAAGCTATTACTGGTGTAAAGTCTACTGTTTTTAGACCTCCTTTTGGAGATTATAACGATTTATTGATTGAAACAGCAAGGGAAATAGGCTATCATACCATTCAATGGGATGTTGACTCTCTAGATTGGAAGGAAATGGGTGTAAATCCTGTGGTAGACAGAGTTACTAGAAATGTAAAAAAAGGCTCGATTGTACTATTTCATAATAACGCTAAATACGTAGCAGAATATCTGCCATTGGTATTGGAAAAACTACAAGAACAGGGTTATACAATTGTTCCTATATCAGAATTAATCATAAAAGATAACTATATGATGGATTCTACTGGCAGACAAAAGAGGGTGAACTAA
- a CDS encoding bacteriohemerythrin: MLWWTETLATGILTVDEQHKKIFEKTGEILSLNATSDTKTIHETFDFLSNYVIEHFRDEESAMVKMNYEDFESHSQQHTYFLTEFFKLATEIKQEKIEEETLDNLKILVVEWLANHISQSDKKFAEVMHSLAVSSS, encoded by the coding sequence ATGCTATGGTGGACAGAAACGTTAGCTACAGGTATTTTGACGGTTGATGAACAGCATAAAAAAATATTTGAAAAAACTGGTGAAATTCTTTCTCTAAATGCCACCAGTGATACTAAGACCATTCATGAAACCTTTGATTTTTTAAGCAATTATGTTATAGAACATTTCCGTGACGAAGAAAGTGCAATGGTGAAAATGAACTATGAAGATTTTGAAAGTCATAGTCAACAGCATACTTATTTTCTTACTGAATTTTTTAAGCTTGCAACTGAAATAAAACAAGAAAAAATAGAAGAGGAAACGCTAGATAACTTGAAAATATTGGTAGTGGAATGGTTAGCAAATCATATTAGTCAATCAGATAAAAAATTTGCAGAAGTTATGCATTCTCTTGCTGTATCTTCTAGTTAA
- a CDS encoding single-stranded DNA-binding protein yields the protein MSEHLINSNMVTLVGKILGEKEFSHEIYGEGFYLYTIEIPRLSDSCDYLPLTVSERLLVDIDLQAGAVIKVEGQLRSYNKFVSGNNKLILTIFARDIVMTDNEEEIKNPNQIYLDGYICKQPIYRETPFGREITDLLVAVNRSYNKSDYIPCIAWGRNARFSSKLEVGDRVRTWGRIQSRQYQKKLQDGAVLNKVAYEVSISKMESVEEE from the coding sequence ATGTCAGAGCATTTAATAAACAGTAACATGGTTACATTAGTGGGTAAAATTTTGGGAGAGAAAGAATTTAGTCATGAAATTTATGGAGAAGGTTTTTATTTATACACAATAGAAATTCCTCGTCTTAGTGACTCCTGCGACTATTTGCCTTTAACTGTTTCAGAAAGACTATTAGTAGATATAGATTTACAAGCAGGAGCTGTAATCAAGGTTGAGGGACAATTAAGGTCTTATAACAAGTTTGTAAGTGGCAATAACAAGTTAATTTTAACAATATTTGCTCGAGATATTGTTATGACAGATAATGAAGAAGAAATAAAAAATCCCAATCAGATCTATTTAGATGGATACATTTGTAAACAACCAATCTATAGGGAAACACCCTTTGGCAGAGAAATCACGGATTTACTTGTAGCTGTCAACAGATCATACAATAAGTCCGATTACATCCCCTGTATTGCTTGGGGAAGAAACGCTAGATTTTCATCTAAATTAGAGGTGGGAGACCGCGTTAGGACTTGGGGACGAATCCAAAGCCGGCAGTATCAAAAAAAATTACAGGACGGAGCAGTTTTAAACAAGGTTGCTTATGAGGTTTCTATCTCCAAAATGGAAAGTGTGGAGGAGGAATAA
- a CDS encoding nucleoside recognition domain-containing protein, giving the protein MIQILKEAFLGSINSVYSIAIIVIPIMVVLQLLRDYKILDKMIKPFEFLANVFKVSKESVLPLLVGIIFGLSYGAGVIIQTSKEGNVSKRDLFLITVFLASCHAVFEDTLIFMAVGASGWLLLGTRLVAAFILTFILSRRISLENVQTLEELKARRV; this is encoded by the coding sequence ATGATACAAATTTTAAAAGAAGCTTTTTTAGGCAGTATAAATTCGGTATATTCAATAGCTATTATTGTAATTCCTATTATGGTTGTTTTACAGCTACTACGTGATTATAAAATATTAGATAAGATGATAAAGCCCTTTGAGTTTTTAGCTAATGTTTTCAAAGTTTCTAAGGAATCAGTGCTACCTTTGCTGGTAGGTATTATTTTTGGTCTTTCCTATGGAGCAGGAGTGATTATTCAAACCTCTAAAGAAGGCAATGTCTCCAAAAGGGATCTATTTCTGATTACGGTGTTTTTGGCATCCTGTCACGCTGTTTTTGAAGATACCCTTATTTTTATGGCGGTAGGAGCTAGTGGATGGCTTCTATTGGGAACTAGACTGGTAGCTGCTTTTATACTAACCTTTATTTTATCTAGGCGTATTTCTCTAGAGAATGTGCAAACTTTGGAAGAACTTAAGGCTAGAAGGGTATAA
- a CDS encoding Na/Pi cotransporter family protein gives MFTVLSGVSTGFGLFLLGMRFLTKGLRQITSSRLKNTIKNLGFHPILGVLVGIIATALLQSSSGTTIIVVGLVEAQLLTLHQAASIIMGANIGTTVTAQLIAFHPNKYIFLPLLIGLILSFHKTNKNLLFWGETLLGFSLIFIGMDLLSKAISPLQHLIRFQEILLEFGKRPTLGVVIGFCTTAILQSSSTGVAILQSLASNKLLPLSAAVAILLGQNIGTCVTTLLSSIHLSAVGKRAAFIHLLFNVLGVLMVFPFMEILCAISQIMAPANAARQIAHAHSLFNIFSTIIFIPFISIFVKLSNKIIKE, from the coding sequence TTGTTTACGGTTTTATCAGGTGTTTCTACTGGTTTTGGCTTATTCTTGTTAGGGATGAGGTTTTTAACGAAGGGTCTTCGTCAGATTACCTCCAGTCGTTTAAAAAACACCATAAAAAACCTAGGATTTCATCCTATTCTAGGGGTTTTGGTTGGTATAATTGCTACAGCCCTTTTGCAGTCTAGTAGTGGCACTACCATTATTGTAGTGGGACTAGTAGAGGCTCAGCTACTAACACTTCATCAGGCTGCCTCCATCATTATGGGGGCCAATATCGGCACTACTGTTACAGCACAACTTATTGCTTTTCATCCAAACAAATACATTTTTCTGCCTTTATTAATAGGTCTAATTCTTTCTTTTCATAAAACCAATAAAAATTTGCTTTTTTGGGGAGAAACTTTATTAGGCTTTAGTCTAATTTTTATAGGAATGGATTTACTGAGTAAAGCTATTAGCCCCCTCCAACACCTTATAAGGTTTCAAGAAATTCTCTTGGAATTTGGAAAACGTCCAACTTTAGGAGTAGTTATAGGATTTTGTACAACGGCTATTCTTCAAAGTAGCAGTACTGGTGTGGCTATATTACAGTCTTTAGCTTCTAATAAACTACTTCCCTTATCAGCTGCTGTTGCTATTTTACTTGGACAAAATATAGGCACTTGTGTCACTACACTGCTATCTAGCATCCACCTTAGTGCTGTAGGAAAAAGAGCTGCCTTTATTCACCTTCTCTTCAATGTTCTAGGCGTCTTAATGGTCTTCCCTTTTATGGAGATTTTATGTGCTATTTCTCAGATCATGGCACCTGCCAATGCCGCTAGACAAATTGCCCATGCCCACAGCCTATTTAATATTTTTTCTACCATCATTTTCATTCCATTCATTTCAATTTTTGTAAAATTATCTAATAAAATTATCAAAGAATAA